A window of the Brassica oleracea var. oleracea cultivar TO1000 chromosome C1, BOL, whole genome shotgun sequence genome harbors these coding sequences:
- the LOC106327822 gene encoding uncharacterized protein LOC106327822 isoform X1, with the protein MVKAAKTDLDQARVRISELEAEVTRLGSKADAQQGEIESQKLDIQVKSRRINDLEAARKIAEHQVRELIASSRDSQKNKEAEVKLAVREGKKEVAEAYGKILVCVKEKFARKKDEVDALVYAQELQANADLLKDMLNNKIQSVEEEYNQLVALLPEATTAYEKAQVSDFSVSKLPLPQISESSAPVEAAIGGDGNVVDEGVPAGAGDPIQEEKED; encoded by the exons ATGGTTAAGGCAGCCAAAACCGATCTTGACCAAGCCCGGGTTCGAATTTCTGAACTCGAAGCCGAAGTGACGAGGCTAGGCTCGAAGGCCGATGCTCAGCAAGGAGAGATCGAGAGTCAAAAGCTCGATATCCAGGTGAAGAGCAGGAGGATCAATGATTTAGAGGCTGCTCGAAAGATAGCTGAGCATCAAGTACGTGAGCTCATTGCCTCATCCCGGGATAGCCAGAAGAACAAGGAAGCTGAAGTCAAGCTGGCTGTCAGGGAAGGGAAGAAAGAAGTCGCCGAAGCTTACGGCAAGATCCTGGTCTGTGTTAAGGAGAAGTTTGCTAGGAAGAAAGATGAGGTCGACGCTTTGGTGTACGCTCAGGAGCTCCAAGCTAATGCCGACCTCTTGAAGGATATGCTGAACAACAAGATCCAAAGCGTTGAAGAGGAGTACAACCAATTGGTGGCCTTATTACCAGAAGCGACAACTGCGTATGAGAAGGCTCAAGTCTCTGACTTCTCGGTCAGCAAGCTTCCTCTTCCCCAGATCTCGGAGAGTTCAG CCCCAGTCGAGGCAGCAATAGGAGGTGACGGCAATGTGGTCGATGAGGGAGTTCCTGCCGGTGCTGGTGATCCGATTCAGGAAGAGAAGGAAGATTGA
- the LOC106327822 gene encoding uncharacterized protein LOC106327822 isoform X2 encodes MVKAAKTDLDQARVRISELEAEVTRLGSKADAQQGEIESQKLDIQVKSRRINDLEAARKIAEHQVRELIASSRDSQKNKEAEVKLAVREGKKEVAEAYGKILVCVKEKFARKKDEVDALVYAQELQANADLLKDMLNNKIQSVEEEYNQLVALLPEATTAYEKAQVSDFSVSKLPLPQISESSVEAAIGGDGNVVDEGVPAGAGDPIQEEKED; translated from the exons ATGGTTAAGGCAGCCAAAACCGATCTTGACCAAGCCCGGGTTCGAATTTCTGAACTCGAAGCCGAAGTGACGAGGCTAGGCTCGAAGGCCGATGCTCAGCAAGGAGAGATCGAGAGTCAAAAGCTCGATATCCAGGTGAAGAGCAGGAGGATCAATGATTTAGAGGCTGCTCGAAAGATAGCTGAGCATCAAGTACGTGAGCTCATTGCCTCATCCCGGGATAGCCAGAAGAACAAGGAAGCTGAAGTCAAGCTGGCTGTCAGGGAAGGGAAGAAAGAAGTCGCCGAAGCTTACGGCAAGATCCTGGTCTGTGTTAAGGAGAAGTTTGCTAGGAAGAAAGATGAGGTCGACGCTTTGGTGTACGCTCAGGAGCTCCAAGCTAATGCCGACCTCTTGAAGGATATGCTGAACAACAAGATCCAAAGCGTTGAAGAGGAGTACAACCAATTGGTGGCCTTATTACCAGAAGCGACAACTGCGTATGAGAAGGCTCAAGTCTCTGACTTCTCGGTCAGCAAGCTTCCTCTTCCCCAGATCTCGGAGAGTTCAG TCGAGGCAGCAATAGGAGGTGACGGCAATGTGGTCGATGAGGGAGTTCCTGCCGGTGCTGGTGATCCGATTCAGGAAGAGAAGGAAGATTGA